One stretch of Pedobacter riviphilus DNA includes these proteins:
- a CDS encoding RNA polymerase sigma factor, with protein MPSLNHVPDIELILLINQEDEQAFTEIYNRYWEKMASYAVRLTKSEEEAADIVQEIFVSIWNRRTTLVVKSTLGAYLIRSTRNLCLRYIERNIHNSDFLDKINEQAVDNSLNIEESISLKELQGNIDLGIAKLPKKMREVYLLSRDEQLSYREIAKKLNIAEGTVKKQVSNAIKIIADSLNGKLSATMMAIFLHLLK; from the coding sequence ATCGAACTGATCTTGCTGATAAACCAGGAAGATGAGCAGGCATTTACCGAAATTTACAACCGTTATTGGGAAAAGATGGCATCTTATGCGGTGAGGTTAACCAAATCGGAGGAGGAAGCTGCTGATATAGTGCAGGAAATCTTTGTATCGATCTGGAACAGAAGGACTACCTTAGTGGTTAAAAGTACTTTAGGGGCTTATCTTATTCGCAGCACCCGTAATTTATGCTTACGGTATATCGAAAGAAATATCCACAACAGTGATTTTTTAGATAAAATAAACGAACAAGCGGTTGATAATAGCCTGAATATTGAAGAAAGCATCTCGTTAAAAGAATTACAGGGAAATATTGATCTGGGGATTGCCAAATTGCCTAAAAAAATGCGCGAAGTTTATCTTTTGAGCCGCGATGAACAATTGTCGTACCGCGAAATAGCCAAAAAACTCAATATTGCTGAAGGGACAGTTAAAAAACAGGTAAGCAATGCGATCAAAATAATAGCCGATTCTCTAAATGGCAAGCTCTCAGCTACCATGATGGCCATATTTTTACACCTTTTAAAGTGA
- a CDS encoding redoxin domain-containing protein has protein sequence MKLLKTACSILLLLVAINATEAQTTKPADTLVQYLDKLVASKDSADKTVLRARLADLSEAKTEKEVLTAANYYYRIGDTKKSDAIYSNIATRFPLGTRARNEASKDFYLLKTAAEAEAAYKAWIKKFPPTMYENIKVDDRLAYDYVRAVIAGKFAAEKNVAKANEYANMLEVDFWKGNAYSGVTGAFYKNGDLANAEIYAKKAMDNSFSYVDGKKGNENWAKFSASAYAGLTSTYANILFERKKYAEALKYSEIAYKKSTSLSPNLNYRYAQILMGLNRNQEAYDKLEEVVKAGKATPEIVADFKKLYVKLKGNESGFDAYAASIRKAYLENLSKQLTKDIVKEPAAPFSLTDLNGKQVSLADYKGKIVILDFWATWCGPCKASFPAMQMAVNKYKDDENVKFLFIHTWEKVADPVKDAADYIKGKKYSFEVLMDLKDAQTKVNKVVSSYKVNGIPAKFVIDAAGNVRFKLTGFDGSNEAAVDELSMMIDMAKAK, from the coding sequence ATGAAATTATTAAAAACTGCCTGCTCAATACTGTTATTGCTAGTTGCTATTAATGCAACAGAGGCACAAACCACCAAACCAGCCGACACCCTGGTTCAATACCTGGATAAACTGGTAGCCTCTAAAGATTCGGCTGATAAAACTGTGTTAAGGGCCAGATTGGCTGATTTATCAGAAGCTAAAACCGAAAAAGAAGTATTAACAGCTGCCAATTATTATTACCGCATTGGCGATACTAAAAAATCCGATGCCATCTACAGCAATATCGCCACCCGTTTCCCTTTGGGTACACGAGCCAGAAATGAAGCTTCTAAAGATTTTTACCTCCTTAAAACCGCTGCCGAAGCCGAAGCCGCTTACAAAGCCTGGATAAAAAAGTTTCCGCCAACAATGTACGAGAATATCAAGGTAGACGACCGCCTGGCTTACGATTATGTAAGAGCCGTGATTGCCGGTAAATTTGCAGCCGAAAAAAATGTCGCCAAAGCTAATGAATATGCCAATATGCTTGAAGTTGATTTCTGGAAAGGTAATGCTTATTCGGGCGTCACCGGTGCTTTTTATAAAAACGGCGATTTAGCCAATGCCGAAATTTATGCCAAAAAAGCAATGGATAATTCTTTTTCTTATGTGGATGGCAAAAAAGGCAATGAGAACTGGGCCAAATTTTCAGCTTCGGCCTATGCGGGCCTAACCAGTACTTATGCTAACATTTTATTCGAAAGGAAAAAATATGCCGAGGCTTTGAAGTATTCGGAGATTGCCTATAAAAAATCGACTAGCCTAAGTCCTAATTTAAACTACCGCTATGCGCAAATTTTAATGGGCTTGAATAGAAACCAGGAAGCTTACGATAAGCTGGAAGAAGTGGTTAAGGCCGGTAAAGCGACCCCGGAAATAGTTGCCGATTTTAAAAAACTCTACGTAAAGTTAAAAGGTAATGAAAGTGGCTTTGATGCTTATGCAGCCTCCATTAGAAAGGCTTATTTGGAAAACTTGAGCAAGCAATTAACCAAAGACATTGTAAAAGAGCCGGCTGCGCCTTTTTCATTGACTGATTTGAACGGCAAACAGGTTTCTCTGGCTGATTATAAAGGCAAAATTGTAATCCTCGATTTTTGGGCAACCTGGTGCGGTCCGTGCAAGGCTTCATTCCCCGCAATGCAAATGGCAGTAAATAAATATAAAGACGATGAAAATGTGAAATTCCTTTTTATCCATACCTGGGAAAAAGTAGCCGATCCAGTGAAAGATGCAGCCGATTACATTAAGGGTAAGAAATATTCATTTGAAGTGCTGATGGATCTTAAAGATGCCCAAACCAAGGTAAACAAAGTGGTAAGCAGTTACAAGGTAAACGGTATCCCAGCCAAATTTGTAATTGATGCGGCGGGAAACGTAAGGTTTAAATTAACAGGTTTTGACGGTAGCAACGAAGCCGCTGTTGATGAGCTGAGCATGATGATTGATATGGCGAAAGCCAAATAA
- a CDS encoding RagB/SusD family nutrient uptake outer membrane protein: MKINYIFFKKIMALGLVLMAMSSCKKFVEADLANNLIAKEDAFNTDNSATSATLSLYSYYSTTDHLKFSTLFGGLLADELQNTTSNADLIQFSQNVVAPTNTNPTGYIWGYSYQTIRYCNLILDGIGHSTGMTTPVKNQLSGEAKFFRALMYFNLVNFYGGVPITSEINELDNAFKPRATVAEVYAQIFSDLKDAQNLLPATYVGSAALKVRANKWAATALLAKAYLYNKDYANAEAEATKVIGSGTYSMATLSNAFINTSSETILQLSTLFGVSAFSTYRTTSSAANVAPPAYVLYNNFTKDFELNDNRKTSWVDSTTFNAVKYYRINKYKVQSATAATLGNEYTVLLRLGEQYLIRAEARAQQLNIGGAQDDINVIRTRAGLGNTTAVTQSALLTAIAKERKLELFGEYANRWFDLKRTGTADAILGALKPTWKTTAQLLPIGMDQILLNNKLTQNPGYN, translated from the coding sequence ATGAAAATTAACTATATATTTTTCAAAAAAATAATGGCATTGGGCTTGGTTTTAATGGCAATGTCGTCATGTAAAAAATTTGTTGAAGCCGATTTAGCCAATAATCTTATCGCAAAGGAAGATGCCTTTAATACCGATAATTCGGCGACCAGTGCTACCTTATCACTTTATTCTTATTATTCAACAACAGATCACTTAAAATTCAGTACCTTGTTTGGCGGTTTATTAGCCGATGAATTGCAGAATACTACCTCAAATGCCGATTTAATCCAGTTCTCGCAAAATGTGGTAGCACCAACCAATACCAATCCTACCGGTTATATCTGGGGCTATTCTTATCAAACCATCCGCTATTGCAACCTGATTCTGGATGGTATTGGTCATTCTACCGGAATGACCACACCGGTGAAAAACCAGTTAAGTGGTGAAGCTAAATTTTTCAGGGCCTTAATGTACTTTAACCTAGTAAACTTTTATGGAGGTGTACCCATCACTTCAGAAATAAACGAACTCGATAATGCTTTTAAACCAAGGGCTACAGTTGCAGAGGTTTATGCACAGATCTTCAGCGATTTAAAGGATGCACAAAATCTGTTGCCCGCTACTTATGTAGGTAGTGCCGCATTAAAGGTCAGGGCAAACAAATGGGCAGCAACTGCATTATTGGCTAAGGCTTACTTGTATAATAAAGATTATGCCAACGCCGAGGCCGAAGCAACCAAAGTAATTGGCTCAGGTACTTACAGCATGGCTACTTTATCAAATGCCTTCATTAATACCAGCAGTGAAACCATTTTGCAGTTATCTACCTTGTTTGGTGTATCGGCCTTTAGCACTTACCGCACAACCAGTTCGGCAGCTAATGTAGCGCCACCGGCTTATGTGTTGTATAACAATTTCACCAAAGATTTCGAGCTGAACGATAACCGTAAGACCTCCTGGGTTGATTCGACTACTTTTAATGCCGTTAAATACTACCGGATTAATAAGTACAAGGTACAATCAGCCACAGCAGCAACTTTGGGTAATGAATATACCGTGTTGTTGCGTTTAGGAGAACAATACCTCATTAGAGCAGAGGCCAGGGCACAACAATTGAATATTGGTGGTGCACAGGACGATATTAACGTTATCCGCACACGCGCAGGGCTGGGTAATACCACTGCTGTTACACAAAGTGCATTGTTAACGGCTATTGCCAAAGAACGCAAACTGGAGCTTTTTGGGGAGTATGCCAATCGCTGGTTCGATTTAAAACGTACCGGAACTGCTGACGCAATTTTAGGCGCCTTAAAACCAACCTGGAAAACAACTGCGCAACTGTTGCCTATTGGCATGGACCAGATTTTACTGAACAATAAACTCACCCAAAACCCTGGCTATAACTAA
- a CDS encoding FecR family protein, which translates to MKTEQAKQLIQHYLDGTASAKEVYLVDSFVEQQLLENIWNADEAQKAVFGEKLKARIDAQRLKGEDNRQNQVVRPKTITRRLWIIAASAAVLALCLMGSLFAIKNRTEDRSERYANDVAPGGNRAILTLADGRKIDLSDSKTGELAITKGLNVKKAADGLLIFSVIDNGGAKEEGRNNTVTTPSGGQYQVKLPDGTLVWLNAETKFTFPSHFSEKNRRVELDGEAYFEVSKDKNHPFIVKSKKQEVEVLGTHFNINSYENSLGTKTTLLEGSVKVKGTRGEKIIAPGEQSVLYGNTIEVNAVDPTFAIDWKNGEFRFKNEPLPSIMQKLSRWYSVQFVMNVHSEQMPSFSGSVSRFDNISEVLKMLEETGNIKFYINGKVITVK; encoded by the coding sequence ATGAAAACCGAACAGGCAAAACAATTAATACAGCATTATTTAGATGGAACAGCTTCTGCAAAAGAAGTGTATCTGGTTGATTCTTTTGTGGAGCAGCAGTTACTGGAAAATATTTGGAATGCCGATGAAGCGCAAAAAGCGGTTTTTGGCGAAAAGTTGAAAGCACGCATTGATGCACAAAGGTTAAAAGGGGAAGACAACAGGCAAAACCAGGTGGTAAGACCTAAAACGATTACCCGGCGCCTGTGGATCATCGCCGCTTCGGCAGCAGTGCTGGCTTTATGTTTAATGGGTAGCTTGTTTGCGATCAAGAACAGGACTGAAGACCGGTCAGAGCGCTATGCCAACGATGTGGCACCTGGTGGTAACCGCGCCATTTTAACGCTTGCCGATGGTCGCAAGATCGATTTATCAGATAGTAAAACCGGAGAACTGGCCATTACAAAAGGACTAAACGTCAAAAAGGCTGCGGACGGCTTACTGATTTTTTCTGTTATTGATAATGGAGGAGCAAAAGAGGAAGGAAGAAATAATACCGTAACGACCCCGTCAGGTGGCCAGTATCAGGTAAAACTGCCCGATGGCACCCTGGTATGGTTAAATGCAGAAACGAAATTCACCTTTCCGAGTCATTTTAGCGAAAAAAACAGGCGGGTAGAACTGGATGGAGAAGCCTATTTTGAAGTGAGCAAAGATAAAAACCACCCTTTTATTGTTAAGAGCAAAAAACAGGAGGTAGAAGTTTTAGGTACGCATTTCAACATTAACAGCTATGAGAACAGTTTAGGCACCAAAACAACACTTTTAGAAGGCTCGGTAAAAGTAAAAGGAACAAGAGGTGAAAAGATAATTGCCCCAGGTGAGCAATCGGTACTGTATGGCAATACCATTGAGGTAAATGCAGTAGACCCGACATTTGCCATCGATTGGAAAAATGGCGAGTTCAGGTTTAAAAACGAACCTTTACCCAGTATCATGCAGAAACTATCGCGGTGGTACAGTGTTCAGTTTGTGATGAATGTTCATTCTGAGCAAATGCCTTCTTTTTCGGGCTCGGTATCGCGTTTTGATAACATTTCTGAAGTGCTTAAAATGCTCGAAGAAACAGGAAATATTAAATTTTATATCAACGGTAAGGTAATAACCGTAAAGTAA
- a CDS encoding tetratricopeptide repeat protein — MQQQNIADLEHLQSICNSGNYAECLEAVNLFLLFNPDSPDGLLLKGKCAFELSYNSEDAGNMLEVAISSFEALLKLAPGYEEAMLFIAYINICIRGTNLSESIAYCNQLAISNLPDTRLKAIRYRQEAYYQSGDIDHALADLDLLINISKENISEDRGRADYEIGVLYTKKAALYLEHKNDPFNALGAYREGLPFRHKDVRVYCLFAHLALDNQDYELGGKVAQIALFMGDADEELIKLYFRLDELTREGIISQSIIYAMFIALKIYKERVNGGTVELLSLAQSYIKTYPDWSVPYHYAGAALYEVKSYHEALPYLQKSIELGGLALGLQRFIEISCRINGELPLIKEWPEDSAVMYYNAGVSFFYESEAEIRTKSNARELLQIRAGFYKISYDAFYNYFYNGKGDSGDNEPHIFAMCCNNYGIALSELGDYENAIEIHKRGYALSPFWEQLYSLSVALLATQRYQEAVDVLEQATAYGSDYLSFEDYIDLKGKYLTAIYGLGLKEEAKAHLTEVEEEYNNFIKTYGNGLTERELFTLSEKYIVVQNVRHDLLSEGSLEDATRRWKDELDKNPDDNSSWYMLMQNYYQLKDYHQCIACANNYQSIKGEAITVDSVQKVYFMRGMSYLFLEDYNRAKENLNILLGTCQPPVNESDESIACNTNLSLAQCSYALKEWDESIDYSLAAIACYDRNGWRCDDTWIMAALQYADGCKAAGEVDAAIETVNNILKIAPQNEEALKRKHEWKRGGLFSFLKRG; from the coding sequence ATGCAACAACAAAACATCGCAGATCTCGAACATTTACAATCAATTTGTAACAGTGGCAATTATGCAGAATGCCTTGAAGCGGTAAATCTTTTCCTGCTTTTTAATCCTGACAGCCCGGATGGGCTTTTACTAAAAGGCAAATGTGCATTTGAGCTATCGTATAATAGTGAAGATGCAGGTAATATGCTAGAGGTGGCCATTAGTAGCTTTGAAGCGTTGCTCAAGTTAGCACCAGGTTATGAAGAAGCGATGCTGTTTATAGCTTATATTAACATTTGCATAAGGGGTACTAATTTATCTGAATCTATAGCCTACTGTAACCAATTGGCCATATCAAATCTTCCTGATACCAGGTTAAAAGCCATCCGGTACCGGCAGGAAGCCTATTACCAAAGTGGAGACATCGACCATGCGTTAGCAGATTTAGATCTTTTAATAAATATCAGTAAAGAAAACATTTCGGAAGATCGCGGTCGTGCCGATTATGAAATAGGTGTATTGTACACTAAAAAGGCAGCATTGTATTTAGAACATAAGAACGACCCTTTCAATGCGCTTGGGGCATACCGGGAAGGATTGCCTTTCCGGCATAAAGATGTGCGCGTGTATTGCCTGTTTGCTCACCTGGCACTTGATAACCAGGATTATGAGTTAGGTGGAAAAGTAGCCCAGATTGCATTATTTATGGGTGATGCCGATGAGGAGTTAATTAAATTATATTTTAGATTGGATGAATTGACCAGGGAAGGCATCATCAGCCAATCCATTATATACGCCATGTTTATTGCACTTAAGATTTATAAAGAACGTGTAAATGGTGGTACCGTTGAGTTATTGAGTTTAGCACAAAGTTATATAAAAACCTATCCCGACTGGTCTGTGCCTTATCACTATGCAGGTGCAGCGTTATATGAGGTTAAAAGTTATCATGAAGCGCTGCCATACTTGCAAAAAAGTATAGAATTAGGAGGACTTGCCCTTGGCCTGCAACGCTTCATTGAAATTTCGTGCCGGATAAACGGTGAATTGCCCTTAATTAAAGAATGGCCGGAAGACTCTGCCGTTATGTATTACAATGCCGGGGTAAGCTTCTTTTATGAGTCGGAGGCAGAGATCAGAACTAAAAGCAATGCCCGGGAACTTTTACAGATCAGGGCTGGTTTTTACAAAATCTCTTACGATGCTTTCTATAACTATTTCTATAATGGTAAGGGAGATAGCGGCGACAATGAACCGCATATTTTTGCGATGTGCTGTAATAATTACGGGATAGCTTTAAGCGAGCTGGGAGATTATGAAAATGCTATCGAAATACATAAGCGCGGATATGCGTTATCTCCTTTCTGGGAGCAACTGTATAGCTTAAGCGTTGCATTGCTGGCAACTCAACGGTATCAGGAAGCAGTTGATGTGCTGGAGCAGGCAACGGCTTATGGCAGCGATTATTTAAGCTTTGAAGATTATATTGATTTAAAGGGTAAATACCTCACGGCTATTTATGGCCTCGGCCTGAAAGAGGAGGCGAAGGCGCATTTAACTGAAGTGGAGGAGGAATATAACAACTTTATTAAAACCTATGGAAATGGGTTAACAGAACGGGAACTGTTTACATTAAGCGAAAAATATATTGTTGTCCAAAATGTACGCCATGACCTTTTAAGTGAAGGCAGCCTGGAAGATGCCACCCGGCGTTGGAAAGATGAGCTGGATAAAAACCCGGATGATAACTCTTCCTGGTATATGCTGATGCAAAACTACTATCAGTTAAAGGATTATCATCAATGCATAGCGTGTGCCAATAATTATCAGTCGATAAAAGGTGAGGCCATCACGGTGGATTCTGTTCAGAAGGTATATTTTATGCGGGGCATGTCATACCTCTTCCTGGAAGATTATAATCGTGCTAAAGAAAATTTAAATATACTGCTTGGTACCTGTCAGCCACCCGTCAATGAAAGTGATGAAAGTATCGCCTGCAACACCAATTTGAGTTTGGCACAGTGCAGTTATGCGTTGAAGGAATGGGATGAATCTATCGATTATTCGCTGGCTGCGATAGCCTGTTATGATAGAAATGGATGGCGATGTGATGACACATGGATAATGGCTGCATTACAATATGCGGATGGCTGTAAAGCTGCCGGAGAAGTTGATGCCGCAATTGAAACCGTAAATAATATTTTGAAAATAGCGCCGCAAAACGAAGAAGCGTTAAAACGAAAACACGAATGGAAAAGGGGTGGACTGTTCTCTTTTCTAAAAAGAGGATGA
- a CDS encoding SusC/RagA family TonB-linked outer membrane protein, producing the protein MKLTIIIMTTLLMHVSASSFSQKLTYAAKNITVDRVFKEIEKQTNYRVLYATSTLNDAAKVNVNFKNTPLKEVIEYLLKDQQLTYNIEQNTVLIKKQERSFIEKIASVFTSSRFNGRIVDENNVPLVGATITVKGSKKYALSGSTGAFVLDLEENDVLVISYIGYETKELKITRGLLQSGVASLLDIKLSPSASSLDQVQVVGYGSTTKRNNTGAVSSITAEEIGKQTVENPLLALQGRIAGVQITQDNGLPGAAARMNIRGAFTGVSGAGYIPLYIIDGVPFTLFNGAQPATDNLNANGVSAANGGVSPFSIIAPEDIERIDILKDADATAIYGSRGSNGVVLITTKKGSKGKTAFNFNVNSGVSNVANYIPMMNTQEYLATRRAAFARSGVTPTTANALDLTVWDQNAYTDWQKYFIGHTGHTTNATGSVSGGNAQNSFLFSSTYRKQSTVFGGDFGATTFSSRLNAGHKSSDGRFNIDGSVNYTYMKNLLPSTDLSTIYNLAPNYPLYNANGSVNWTSTSPLSYSPKTTNAQTTNLFSNVNLSYRIIDGLVVKANLGYTSTRLKQQQINPASSQNPATAQVSSLRYTDNDNNNYIIEPQAVYTTKIGEGNLEALIGTTFQQTKATGIFLTGTGFNNEKLINSLSSASSVVTSYSADAIYSYTAIFGRLNYNWQGKYIVDGTFRRDGSSRFGGNNKFGNFGAVGASWIFTQEDFMKNLSFLSFGKLRASYGITGNDQIPNYGYLSLYTSTGSSNVYDGVSTYVPSSIQNPDLKWETNKKLDIAVELGFLNDRILLKADYYRNRVSNLLNFITIPSQTGSTGYTANLNATVQTKGFEFELNTINVIAGGFKWNTNLNLTISRNKLLAFDNLENTFYASSYIIGQPTDIRKFYKYTGVNPATGLPTYQDLNGDGSISFAGDRYVGYYGHPYFAGMNNSLSYKGFALDFMFQYNHRYGILNSTLSSSPAGINYTNMSTALLDRWGAAGDTALFPAASTVNDPSYGNLTSSDVNWGDASYLKLKTVSLNYTFPKAMASKLKLSNLSVYVQGQNLYTWAKQKYTYDPETTLPGTGPGLGTGQYIAFPQVRTIVFGLNCSF; encoded by the coding sequence ATGAAACTCACCATCATCATCATGACGACTTTACTCATGCATGTTAGTGCCAGTAGTTTCTCGCAAAAACTCACCTATGCGGCTAAAAACATAACCGTAGACCGGGTTTTTAAAGAAATAGAAAAGCAAACCAACTACAGGGTATTGTACGCCACCAGTACGCTGAACGATGCGGCAAAGGTGAACGTAAACTTTAAAAATACGCCACTCAAAGAGGTAATCGAATACCTTTTAAAAGATCAGCAGTTAACCTACAACATTGAGCAAAATACAGTACTGATTAAGAAGCAAGAGCGCTCATTTATTGAGAAAATAGCTTCAGTTTTTACTTCATCGCGCTTTAACGGCCGGATTGTTGACGAAAACAATGTACCACTTGTGGGTGCAACCATTACCGTTAAGGGCAGTAAAAAGTATGCCTTAAGTGGATCCACTGGAGCATTCGTCCTCGATCTGGAAGAAAATGATGTGCTGGTTATTTCTTACATTGGCTACGAAACCAAAGAACTGAAAATAACACGCGGTTTATTGCAGAGTGGTGTAGCCAGTTTGCTCGATATTAAATTAAGCCCTTCGGCTTCGTCTTTAGATCAGGTGCAGGTAGTTGGTTATGGTAGTACCACCAAACGCAATAATACAGGTGCAGTGAGTTCGATCACTGCCGAAGAGATAGGTAAACAAACGGTAGAAAACCCCTTACTGGCGCTGCAAGGCCGCATTGCCGGTGTGCAGATTACGCAGGATAACGGTTTGCCAGGTGCTGCTGCCCGGATGAATATCCGTGGCGCATTTACTGGCGTATCTGGGGCAGGTTATATTCCATTGTACATTATTGATGGTGTTCCTTTTACCTTATTTAATGGTGCCCAGCCGGCTACCGATAATCTGAATGCTAACGGAGTAAGCGCTGCAAACGGCGGTGTGAGTCCGTTCAGTATCATTGCACCTGAAGATATTGAACGTATTGATATTTTGAAAGATGCGGATGCAACTGCCATTTACGGTTCGCGCGGATCAAATGGCGTGGTATTAATTACTACCAAAAAAGGAAGTAAAGGTAAAACGGCTTTTAATTTCAATGTGAATTCGGGTGTAAGCAATGTGGCCAATTATATCCCGATGATGAATACGCAAGAATACCTGGCTACCCGTAGGGCTGCCTTTGCACGTTCGGGCGTTACCCCAACCACTGCCAATGCCTTAGATTTAACGGTGTGGGACCAGAATGCCTATACCGACTGGCAAAAATACTTTATTGGCCATACCGGGCATACCACTAATGCTACCGGATCAGTTTCTGGAGGCAATGCACAAAATTCCTTCCTGTTTTCTTCAACCTACCGTAAGCAAAGCACTGTTTTTGGAGGTGATTTTGGCGCCACCACTTTTTCAAGCAGGTTAAACGCTGGTCACAAAAGTAGCGATGGCCGCTTTAATATAGATGGTTCGGTAAACTATACTTATATGAAAAACCTGTTGCCCTCTACCGATTTGAGTACCATTTACAATCTGGCGCCTAACTATCCCTTGTACAATGCCAACGGTAGTGTAAACTGGACATCTACCAGTCCCCTTTCTTACAGCCCTAAAACAACCAATGCACAAACCACTAATTTGTTCAGTAATGTAAACCTTTCGTACCGCATTATCGATGGTTTGGTGGTTAAAGCCAATTTGGGTTACACCTCAACCCGTTTAAAACAACAGCAAATTAACCCGGCCAGTTCGCAAAATCCGGCTACTGCGCAGGTAAGTTCGCTAAGGTATACTGATAATGATAACAACAATTACATTATTGAGCCCCAGGCGGTGTACACCACCAAAATTGGAGAAGGTAACCTCGAAGCTTTAATCGGTACCACTTTTCAGCAGACTAAAGCAACAGGGATCTTTTTAACCGGTACTGGATTTAACAATGAAAAGCTGATCAACTCATTGTCAAGTGCTTCTTCGGTGGTTACCTCTTACAGTGCCGATGCGATATACAGTTACACTGCAATTTTTGGCCGCTTAAATTACAACTGGCAGGGCAAGTACATTGTTGATGGAACCTTCAGACGCGACGGTTCATCACGTTTTGGGGGTAACAACAAATTTGGGAATTTTGGTGCTGTAGGGGCATCATGGATTTTTACCCAGGAAGATTTTATGAAGAACCTTAGCTTTTTAAGCTTTGGTAAATTAAGGGCCAGTTATGGTATTACCGGTAACGATCAGATCCCGAATTACGGCTACCTGTCACTTTATACCTCTACTGGTTCTAGCAATGTTTACGATGGGGTAAGTACTTATGTTCCTTCGAGTATTCAAAACCCTGATTTAAAATGGGAGACCAATAAGAAACTGGATATAGCAGTAGAATTGGGTTTCTTAAACGATCGGATTTTGCTAAAAGCTGATTATTACCGAAACCGTGTTTCTAACCTGCTAAACTTTATTACTATCCCCTCTCAAACAGGTTCAACGGGTTATACAGCCAATTTAAATGCTACGGTACAAACCAAAGGTTTTGAATTTGAGTTGAATACCATTAATGTAATAGCCGGCGGTTTTAAATGGAATACCAACCTGAATTTAACCATCAGCCGCAATAAATTACTGGCTTTTGATAATCTCGAAAATACTTTTTATGCCAGTTCTTATATTATCGGACAACCAACTGATATCAGGAAGTTTTATAAATATACAGGCGTTAACCCGGCAACAGGTTTACCGACTTACCAGGATTTAAATGGCGATGGCAGCATTAGTTTTGCTGGCGATAGGTATGTGGGCTATTATGGCCATCCTTACTTTGCCGGCATGAACAATAGCCTAAGCTATAAAGGTTTTGCACTCGATTTTATGTTCCAGTACAATCATCGTTACGGCATATTAAATTCGACCTTAAGCTCAAGCCCTGCTGGTATTAACTACACCAACATGAGCACTGCCCTGTTAGACCGCTGGGGAGCGGCGGGCGATACAGCGCTTTTCCCGGCTGCTTCTACCGTTAACGATCCATCTTATGGAAACTTAACTTCGTCGGATGTAAACTGGGGCGACGCTTCTTACCTGAAACTGAAAACAGTAAGCCTGAACTATACTTTCCCCAAAGCAATGGCCAGTAAATTAAAACTATCCAACCTCAGCGTGTACGTACAGGGGCAAAATCTTTATACCTGGGCCAAACAGAAATACACTTACGACCCTGAAACTACCTTGCCGGGCACTGGCCCGGGTTTGGGCACAGGCCAATATATTGCCTTCCCGCAGGTGCGTACCATTGTATTCGGTTTAAACTGTTCATTTTAA